One Caretta caretta isolate rCarCar2 chromosome 6, rCarCar1.hap1, whole genome shotgun sequence genomic region harbors:
- the FAM98B gene encoding protein FAM98B isoform X1 codes for MRAREQELKMESDVLDALEALGYEGPLLGEEALSKAVENGLSSPDFSELCVWLSSEIKSVCDLEESITSTAGGEDVESFQLEISGFLKEMACPYSTLVSGDIKDRLKKKEDCLKLLLFLSTELQALQILHSKQLKSSHLEKNNEIYQEVQTLCDALGLSKSSSSDIPLLLSNVESKIKDILSKVKNTHMGKPLLTTPLNPDQMERLEKINDALCSEYECRRRMLMKRLDVTVQSFGWSDRAKVKTDDIARIYQPKRYALSPKTTITFAHLLAAREDLSKIIRTSSGSTREKTACAINKVLMGRVPDRGGRPTEIEPPPPEMPPWQKRQEGGGRGGWGGGGGGGGGRGGWGGGGGRGGGGGFSGGGRGGFQGRGDYGGRGGYSGRGGYGDPYGGRGGGGGYRRY; via the exons ATGAGGGCGCGCGAGCAGGAGCTGAAAATGGAGAGCGACGTTCTAGACGCGCTGGAGGCTCtggg GTATGAAGGTCCCCTGTTAGGGGAGGAAGCACTTAGCAAAGCAGTAGAAAATGGATTATCTTCACCAGACTTTTCTGAGCTTTGTGTTTGGTTAAGTTCTGAAATAAAATCAGTGTGTGACCTGGAAGAAAGCATCACTTCAACAGCTG gTGGTGAAGATGTAGAGAGTTTCCAGCTTGAGATTagtggttttttaaaagaaatggctTGTCCGTATTCAACACTTGTGTCTGGAGACATTAAGGAcaggttaaaaaagaaagaggattGTCTTAAACTCCTGT TATTTTTAAGTACAGAGCTTCAAGCTTTACAAATATTGCACAGCAAGCAACTTAAAAGTTCTCATTTGGAAAAGAATAACGAAATCTATCAGGAAGTACAAACTCTCTGTGACGCGCTGGGCCTATCAAAGTCGTCATCTTCTGACATTCCTCTCTTGTTAAGCAATGTGGAGTCAAAG aTCAAGGACATTCTTTCAAAAGTAAAAAATACCCACATGGGGAAACCACTGCTAACAACACCTTTGAATCCTGATCAGATG gaaagattggaaaaaatcAATGATGCCCTCTGCAGTGAATATGAATGTCGTCGTCGGATGTTAATGAAGCGGCTTGATGTGACCGTACAATCTTTTGGATGGTCTGATAGAGCAAAG GTTAAAACAGATGACATAGCGAGAATTTATCAGCCCAAGCGTTACGCACTGTCTCCTAAAACAACCATTACGTTTGCTCACCTTCTTGCTGCTCGAGAAGACTTATCAAAGATCATAAGGACAAGTAGTGGATCTACACGAGAAAAGACAGCCTGTGCCATCAATAAG GTCCTGATGGGGAGAGTGCCAGACCGTGGAGGCAGACCAACTGAGATTGAACCACCACCTCCTGAAATGCCCCCTTGGCAGAAGAGAcaagaaggtggtgggaggggtggttgggggggaggaggaggtggtggtggtgggaggggtggttgggggggaggaggtggcagaggaggaggtggtggcttCAGTGGTGGTGGGAGAGGTGGTTTCCAAGGACGGGGAGactatgggggaaggggaggttacAGTGGTAGAGGTGGCTATGGAGATCCATATggtggaaggggaggaggaggaggttacaGAAGATACTAA
- the FAM98B gene encoding protein FAM98B isoform X2 yields MCVFLQCIHSTLSSLKYEGPLLGEEALSKAVENGLSSPDFSELCVWLSSEIKSVCDLEESITSTAGGEDVESFQLEISGFLKEMACPYSTLVSGDIKDRLKKKEDCLKLLLFLSTELQALQILHSKQLKSSHLEKNNEIYQEVQTLCDALGLSKSSSSDIPLLLSNVESKIKDILSKVKNTHMGKPLLTTPLNPDQMERLEKINDALCSEYECRRRMLMKRLDVTVQSFGWSDRAKVKTDDIARIYQPKRYALSPKTTITFAHLLAAREDLSKIIRTSSGSTREKTACAINKVLMGRVPDRGGRPTEIEPPPPEMPPWQKRQEGGGRGGWGGGGGGGGGRGGWGGGGGRGGGGGFSGGGRGGFQGRGDYGGRGGYSGRGGYGDPYGGRGGGGGYRRY; encoded by the exons ATGTGTGTTTTTCTCCAGTGTATTCATTCAACTCTGTCTTCCTTAAA GTATGAAGGTCCCCTGTTAGGGGAGGAAGCACTTAGCAAAGCAGTAGAAAATGGATTATCTTCACCAGACTTTTCTGAGCTTTGTGTTTGGTTAAGTTCTGAAATAAAATCAGTGTGTGACCTGGAAGAAAGCATCACTTCAACAGCTG gTGGTGAAGATGTAGAGAGTTTCCAGCTTGAGATTagtggttttttaaaagaaatggctTGTCCGTATTCAACACTTGTGTCTGGAGACATTAAGGAcaggttaaaaaagaaagaggattGTCTTAAACTCCTGT TATTTTTAAGTACAGAGCTTCAAGCTTTACAAATATTGCACAGCAAGCAACTTAAAAGTTCTCATTTGGAAAAGAATAACGAAATCTATCAGGAAGTACAAACTCTCTGTGACGCGCTGGGCCTATCAAAGTCGTCATCTTCTGACATTCCTCTCTTGTTAAGCAATGTGGAGTCAAAG aTCAAGGACATTCTTTCAAAAGTAAAAAATACCCACATGGGGAAACCACTGCTAACAACACCTTTGAATCCTGATCAGATG gaaagattggaaaaaatcAATGATGCCCTCTGCAGTGAATATGAATGTCGTCGTCGGATGTTAATGAAGCGGCTTGATGTGACCGTACAATCTTTTGGATGGTCTGATAGAGCAAAG GTTAAAACAGATGACATAGCGAGAATTTATCAGCCCAAGCGTTACGCACTGTCTCCTAAAACAACCATTACGTTTGCTCACCTTCTTGCTGCTCGAGAAGACTTATCAAAGATCATAAGGACAAGTAGTGGATCTACACGAGAAAAGACAGCCTGTGCCATCAATAAG GTCCTGATGGGGAGAGTGCCAGACCGTGGAGGCAGACCAACTGAGATTGAACCACCACCTCCTGAAATGCCCCCTTGGCAGAAGAGAcaagaaggtggtgggaggggtggttgggggggaggaggaggtggtggtggtgggaggggtggttgggggggaggaggtggcagaggaggaggtggtggcttCAGTGGTGGTGGGAGAGGTGGTTTCCAAGGACGGGGAGactatgggggaaggggaggttacAGTGGTAGAGGTGGCTATGGAGATCCATATggtggaaggggaggaggaggaggttacaGAAGATACTAA